The sequence CGGCTCCCACATTACGCTCCAAGCATCAGCTCCTTGCTAGTAATATAGCCTTAGCAAACCCTTGATCCAAAATAAGCACTGCTGAACGCGGCGAAAGTCCTATAGAACATCCCAGCTCTAATTTTGTACCAGTGATTAACACCGGTAGTCTTATATCTTTAGCCCATTGAGTATACTTTTTTTGTGCTCCGTGGGCATCTTCCGCAATAATTAAGAGAAACCCTTTTCGTTTTTTAAGCATGGCCTCAATTTGAGCGTCTCCGGAAGCGATTTTTCCAGCTCGTCGTGCAATTCCTACTAATGATTCTATACGTGTATTCAAGAGGATATTTTCCCTTCTAGATTCGCGAAAAC comes from Desulfosporosinus meridiei DSM 13257 and encodes:
- a CDS encoding L7Ae/L30e/S12e/Gadd45 family ribosomal protein, yielding MNTRIESLVGIARRAGKIASGDAQIEAMLKKRKGFLLIIAEDAHGAQKKYTQWAKDIRLPVLITGTKLELGCSIGLSPRSAVLILDQGFAKAILLARS